A genomic stretch from Ignavibacteria bacterium includes:
- a CDS encoding T9SS type A sorting domain-containing protein, producing the protein MMKKIFTPILLVLILFSFSFAQRTDLSGLKFCIDPGHGGNNAANDRLVVPDPGISFWESESNFQKALLLKPMIEEKGGWVILTRNTNSYPNDNDEPSLSARAAIANANNVHWFNSIHSNATGGTNNGTNYTLMLIKEDIPTRQPAFPEALNMADKLGKHIKANNRTSTYYVRLDYTFYGGPSGGFNLGVLKPLLMPGTLSEGSFHDFYPETRRLMNNHYRKMEAYGLVRGYLEYYSIPFDLFGFVAGIQTDSETGKPKNQSRVKLLPADIVYNGDSYNNGYYLFDRLTPGNYKVVFETPDYGKDTVNQTVAASGLHFLDRTLFIATPPTITQTQPLPGDTGFKVNNLIGIRFSRPMDTTSVRLAFSLSPPASGNFTWTAGSTMLLFTPNPVLSYNTNYVLTIAAAAKSLGGTSIDGNNDGVPGDPFILSFKTESNTTDVTDRFETPLKYELKQNYPNPFNPGTSIQYSVPSREKVTLKLFDVLGYEVATLVDEVKESGVYYYPFSIINYPLPSGIYFYQLRAGSYVETKKMMVVK; encoded by the coding sequence ATGATGAAAAAAATATTTACTCCTATTTTGCTCGTATTAATTTTGTTTTCATTCTCCTTCGCTCAAAGAACCGATTTGAGCGGATTGAAATTCTGTATCGATCCCGGACACGGCGGAAATAATGCGGCAAACGACCGTCTTGTTGTCCCAGACCCTGGAATAAGTTTCTGGGAATCAGAAAGCAATTTTCAAAAAGCACTTTTATTGAAACCAATGATCGAGGAGAAGGGCGGATGGGTAATTCTCACACGCAATACAAACAGTTACCCGAATGATAATGATGAGCCGAGTCTTTCTGCACGCGCTGCAATCGCGAATGCAAATAATGTCCATTGGTTCAATTCCATTCACAGCAATGCAACCGGTGGAACGAATAATGGTACAAACTATACCTTAATGTTAATTAAAGAAGATATCCCGACTCGTCAGCCGGCGTTTCCCGAAGCACTCAACATGGCAGACAAACTTGGAAAACACATCAAAGCGAACAACCGAACTTCTACTTACTACGTCAGACTTGATTATACATTTTACGGCGGTCCGAGTGGTGGATTTAATCTTGGAGTTTTAAAACCATTATTAATGCCCGGAACTCTTTCGGAAGGATCGTTCCATGATTTTTATCCAGAGACTCGACGTCTCATGAACAATCATTACAGAAAAATGGAAGCTTATGGACTAGTAAGAGGATACCTCGAATATTACAGCATCCCATTCGATTTATTTGGATTTGTTGCAGGGATTCAAACCGATTCAGAAACTGGAAAGCCAAAAAACCAATCGAGAGTAAAACTGCTCCCTGCAGACATTGTTTATAACGGAGACTCTTATAACAATGGTTATTATTTGTTTGACAGACTCACTCCCGGAAATTATAAAGTGGTTTTTGAAACACCCGATTACGGAAAAGATACTGTCAATCAGACTGTTGCTGCAAGCGGATTACATTTTCTCGATAGAACTCTTTTCATCGCAACTCCGCCGACAATTACACAGACTCAACCATTGCCCGGAGACACAGGATTTAAGGTGAACAACTTGATCGGAATTAGATTTTCAAGACCGATGGATACAACTTCTGTACGTTTAGCTTTCTCATTGTCGCCGCCTGCGAGTGGAAATTTTACATGGACTGCTGGAAGCACGATGCTGTTGTTCACACCAAATCCGGTATTGAGTTATAACACTAATTACGTTTTGACTATTGCAGCAGCTGCAAAATCACTTGGAGGTACTTCTATCGATGGAAATAACGATGGCGTACCCGGCGATCCGTTTATTTTAAGCTTCAAAACTGAAAGCAATACAACAGATGTTACCGATCGATTTGAAACTCCGTTGAAATATGAATTGAAACAGAACTATCCAAATCCATTCAATCCTGGAACAAGTATTCAGTACTCAGTACCTAGTAGAGAGAAAGTAACATTAAAACTATTTGATGTGCTCGGATATGAAGTTGCAACACTTGTTGATGAGGTGAAAGAATCCGGCGTTTATTATTATCCATTCTCAATTATAAATTATCCATTACCAAGCGGGATTTATTTTTATCAGCTTCGTGCTGGATCATACGTTGAAACAAAAAAAATGATGGTTGTGAAGTAA